The following coding sequences are from one Oncorhynchus kisutch isolate 150728-3 linkage group LG23, Okis_V2, whole genome shotgun sequence window:
- the sptan1 gene encoding spectrin alpha chain, non-erythrocytic 1 isoform X2: MATTSPQRMDTSGVKVLESADDIQERRQQVLDRYRRFKELSGVRRQKLEDSYRFQFFRRDADELEKWIQEKLQIASDENYKDPTNLQGKLQKHQAFEAEVQANAGAIIKLDETGNLMISEGHFASETIRTRLEELHRLWDMLLQKTKEKGVRLLQAQKLVQYLRECEDALDWISDKEAMATSEELGQDLEHVEVLQKKFEEFQTDLAAHEERVNEVNQLAGKLSQESHPEAELIVRKQEEVNAAWQRLKGLAQQRQGRLFGAAEVQRFNRDVDETISWIKEKEQLMASDDFGRDLASVQALLRKHEGLERDLAALEDKVNTLGGEAERLQQTHPQNASQIHLKRDELITNWEQIRTLAAERHARLNDSYRLQRYTSDFRDLTSWVTEMKALINADELANDVAGAEALLDRHQEHKGEIDAHEDSFKATDEAGKALLNTGHYASEEVKEKLGVLTEEKESLLELWEVRRQQYEQCMDLQLFYRDTEQVDNWMSKQEAFLLNEDLGDSLDSVEALLKKHEDFEKSLSAQEEKITALDEFATKLIQNNHYAKEDVATRRDALLSRRNALHERAQSRRAALEDSFHLQQFSRDSDELKSWINEKMKTATDEAYKDPSNLQGKVQKHQAFEAELSANQSRIDALQKSGQELLDGKHYAADEVSVRMDEVSSQWKKLLEATELKGIKLREANQQQQFNRNVEDIELWLYEVEGHLASDDYGKDLTSVQNLQKKHALLEADVAAHQDRIDGITIQARQFQEAGHFDADNIKRKQEALMARYDALRDPMAARKQKLSDSLRLQQLFRDVEDEETWIREKEPIAASTNRGKDLIGVQNLLKKHQALQAEIAGHEPRIKAVTQKGEAMVEEGHFAGEEVKVKLEELNGRWDTLKGKAGQRRQDLEDSLQAQQYFADANEAESWMREKEPIVGSPDYGKDEDSAEALLKKHEALMSDLSAYGSSIQALKEQAQTCRQQVAPTDDETGKELVLALYDYQEKSPREVTMKKGDILTLLNSTNKDWWKVEVNDRQGFVPAAYVKKLDPTQSSSRENLLDEQGSIGLRQDQIENQPSAKEACSVSVRMKQVEELYGTLQELGEKRKDMLEKSCKKFMLFREANELQQWINEKEGALTNEEVGSDLEQVEVLQKKFDDFQKDLKANESRLRDINKVASELESEGLMAEEATMVQAQEQVMLGSAPGQDEADNKNASPWKNVRLAVQTTANFNTIKELNNRWRSLQQLAEERSNMLGSAHEVQRFHRDADETKEWIEEKNQALNTDNYGHDLASVQALQRKHEGFERDLAALGDKVNSLGETAERLIQSHPEAVDDIQEKCTELNTAWSSLVGRADQRKDKLGNSHDLQRFLSDFRDLMSWINGIRGLVSSEELAKDVTGAEALLERHQEHRTEIDARAGTFQAFEQFGQQLLARGHYASPEIQQKLEALDHERADLEKAWVQRRMMLDQCLELQLFNRDCEQAENWMAAREAFLASDDKGDSLDSVEALIKKHEDFDKAINVQEEKIAALQSFADQLVGADHYAKPEIFNRRNEVLDRWRRLKAQMIEKRSKLGESQTLQQFSRDVDEIEAWISEKLQTATDESYKDPTNIQSKHQKHQAFEAELHANADRIRGVIDTGNALIHRGACSGSEDAVQSRLGALDEQWQFLVNKSAEKSQKLKEANKQQNFNTGIKDFDFWLSEVEALLASEDYGKDLASVNNLLKKHQLLEADISAHEDRLKDLNGQADSLTASTAFDPTQVKDKRDAVNGRFTKIKSMATGRRAKLNESHRLHQFFRDLDDEESWIKEKKLLVSSEDYGRDLTGVQNLRKKHKRLEAELGAHEPAIQSVQDTGKKLSDDNTIGQDEIEQRLAQFEEHWMELKDLAAARGQRLEESLEYQQFVANVEEEEAWINEKLNLVGSEDYGDTLAAVQGLLKKHEAFETDFSVHRDRVNDVCSNGDELIKKNNHHVDSISAKMASLRGKVSELERAAAMRKAKLDENSAFLQFNWKADVVESWIGEKENSLKTDEYGRDLSSVQTLLTKQETFDAGLQAFQQEGITNITALKDQLLAAKHVQSKAIETRHAALMKRWNQLLDNSQARKKKLLEAQEHFRKVEDLFLTFAKKASAFNSWFENAEEDLTDPVRCNSLEEIRALRDAHEAFRSSLSSAQADFNQLAELDRQIKSYQVVSNPYTWFTMEALEETWRNLQKIIKERELELQKEQRRQEENDKLRQEFAQHANAFHQWLQETRTYLLDGIAYRRVVRVIQYEVGDDLSGRSCMVEESGTLESQLEATKRKHQEIRAMRSQLKKIEDLGAAMEEALILDNKYTEHSTVGLAQQWDQLDQLGMRMQHNLEQQIQARNTTGVTEDALKEFSMMFKHFDKEKSGRLNHQEFKSCLRSLGYDLPMVEEGEPDPEFESILDTVDPNRDGNVSLQEYMAFMISRETENVKSSEEIESAFRALSVDAKPYVTKEELYQNLSKEQADYCISHMKPYLDSKGREMPSAFDFVEFTRSLFVN; encoded by the exons AGAATGGATACCAGTGGGGTGAAAGTGCTGGAGTCTGCTGATGACATCCAGGAGCGCCGGCAGCAGGTGTTGGACCGCTACCGGCGCTTCAAGGAGCTATCGGGCGTGCGACGGCAGAAGCTGGAGGACTCGTACCGCTTCCAGTTCTTCCGCCGCGATGCTGACGAGCTGGAGAAGTGGATCCAGGAGAAGCTGCAGATTGCCTCTGATGAGAACTACAAGGACCCTACCAACCTCCAG GGCAAGCTCCAGAAACATCAGGCCTTTGAGGCGGAGGTGCAGGCCAACGCTGGAGCCATCATTAAGCTAGACGAGACTGGCAACCTTATGATCTCCGAAGGCCACTTTGCCTCCGAAACGATCCGC ACTCGTCTGGAGGAGCTTCACCGTCTTTGGGACATGCTGCTGCAGAAGACCAAGGAGAAGGGTGTCCGTCTACTGCAGGCCCAGAAGCTAGTGCAGTACCTGCGCGAGTGTGAGGATGCCCTGGACTGGATCAGTGACAAG GAGGCCATGGCCACCTCGGAGGAGCTGGGCCAGGACCTGGAGCACGTAGAGGTGCTACAGAAGAAGTTTGAGGAGTTCCAGACGGACCTGGCAGCTCACGAGGAGCGTGTGAACGAGGTGAACCAGCTGGCGGGCAAGTTGAGCCAGGAGTCCCACCCCGAGGCGGAGCTCATCGTTCGCAAGCAGGAGGAGGTGAACGCCGCCTGGCAGAGGCTCAAGGGCCTGGCGCAGCAGAGGCAGGGCAGGCTGTTCGGAGCCGCCGAGGTGCAGAGATTTAACAG GGATGTGGACGAGACCATTAGCTGGATCAAGGAGAAGGAGCAGCTCATGGCATCCGATGACTTTGGCCGGGACCTGGCCAGCGTTCAGGCTCTGCTGCGCAAGCATGAGGGcctggagagagacctggctgcCCTCGAGGACAAGGTCAACACTCTGGGCGGAGAGGCTGAACGTCTGCAGCAGACCCACCCCCAGAACGCCTCCCAGATCCACCTGAAGAGGGATGAGCTCATCACCAACTGGGAGCAGATCCGCACGCTGGCCGCCGAGCGCCACGCCCGCCTCAACGACTCctacag GCTGCAGCGCTACACTTCAGACTTCCGTGACCTGACCAGCTGGGTGACGGAGATGAAGGCCCTGATCAACGCTGATGAGCTGGCCAACGACGTGGCTGGAGCTGAGGCTCTCCTCGACCGCCACCAGGAACACAAG GGTGAGATTGACGCCCATGAGGACAGCTTCAAAGCCACGGACGAGGCCGGCAAGGCTCTGCTCAACACTGGACACTACGCCTCAGAGGAGGTCAAGGAGAAG ctgggtGTACTGACTGAGGAGAAGGAGTCTCTGTTGGAGCTGTGGGAGGTGCGCAGGCAGCAGTACGAGCAGTGCATGGACCTGCAGCTCTTCTACAGGGACACGGAGCAGGTCGACAACTGGATGAGCAAGCAAGAG GCGTTCCTTCTGAACGAGGATCTTGGTGACTCTCTGGACAGCGTGGAGGCCCTGCTGAAGAAACACGAGGACTTTGAGAAGTCCCTCAGCGCCCAGGAGGAGAAGATCACT GCCCTGGATGAATTTGCCACCAAACTGATCCAGAACAACCACTACGCCAAGGAGGATGTGGCCACTCGTAGAGATGCT CTGCTGAGCCGTCGTAACGCCCTGCATGAGCGTGCCCAGTCCCGCCGCGCTGCCCTGGAGGACTCCTTCCACTTGCAGCAGTTCTCCCGCGACTCGGACGAGCTCAAGAGCTGGATCAATGAGAAGATGAAGACGGCCACCGACGAAGCCTACAAG GATCCGTCCAACTTGCAGGGCAAGGTCCAGAAGCACCAGGCCTTCGAGGCGGAGCTGTCAGCCAACCAGAGCCGCATCGACGCGCTGCAGAAGTCTGGACAGGAGCTCCTGGACGGCAAGCACTACGCCGCCGATGAAGTGTCGGTCCGCATGGACGAGGTCAGCTCCCAGTGGAAGAAGCTGCTGGAGGCCACCGAGCTCAAAG gcATCAAGCTGCGTGAGGCTAACCAGCAGCAGCAGTTCAACAGGAATGTGGAGGACATTGAGCTGTGGCTTTACGAGGTGGAGGGCCATCTGGCCTCCGACGACTACGGCAAGGACCTGACCAGCGTCCAGAACCTGCAGAAGAAACATGCCCTGCTGGAGGCCGATGTGGCCGCACACCAG gaCCGCATTGACGGCATCACCATCCAGGCGCGTCAGTTCCAGGAGGCGGGCCACTTTGACGCTGACAACATCAAGCGCAAGCAGGAGGCGCTGATGGCGCGCTACGACGCCCTTCGCGACCCCATGGCTGCCCGCAAGCAGAAGCTATCGGACTCGCTGCGGCTACAGCAGCTCTTCAGGGATGTGGAGGACGAGGAGACCTGGATCCGGGAGAAGGAGCCCATCGCCGCCTCCACCAACCGGGGAAAAGACTTGATTGGCGTTCAGAACTTGCTGAAGAAGCACCAGGCCCTGCAAGCGGAGATTGCCGGCCACGAACCCCGCATCAAGGCTGTCACCCAGAAGGGAGAAGCCATGGTGGAGGAAG GTCACTTTGCCGGAGAGGAGGTGAAGGTGAAGCTGGAGGAGCTGAACGGCCGCTGGGACACCCTGAAGGGCAAGGCCGGGCAGCGCAGGCAGGACCTGGAGGATTCGCTGCAGGCCCAGCAGTACTTTGCCGACGCCAACGAGGCAGAGTCctggatgagagagaaggagccCATTGTGGGCAGCCCCGACTACGGCAAGGACGAGGACTCTGCTGAG GCCCTGCTGAAGAAGCACGAAGCCCTGATGTCTGATCTGAGTGCCTATGGAAGCAGCATCCAGGCTCTGAAGGAGCAGGCCCAAACCTGTAGG CAACAAGTGGCTCCCACCGATGATGAGACGGGTAAAGAGCTGGTGCTGGCCCTCTATGACTACCAGGAGAAGAGCCCCCGCGAGGTCACCATGAAGAAGGGAGACATCCTCACCCTGCTCAACAGCACtaacaag GACTGGTGGAAGGTGGAGGTGAATGACCGCCAGGGTTTTGTTCCGGCAGCCTACGTCAAGAAGTTGGATCCCACCCAGTCCTCTTCCAGAGAGAACTTGCTGGATGAGCAGGGCAGCATCGGCCTGCGCCAGGATCAGATTGAGAACCA GCCGTCGGCCAAGGAGGCGTGCAGTGTGTCTGTACGCATGAAGCAGGTGGAGGAACT GTACGGAACTCTCCAGGAGCTAGGCGAGAAGCGCAAGGACATGCTGGAGAAGAGCTGTAAGAAGTTCATGCTGTTCCGCGAGGCCAACGAACTACAGCAGTGGATTAATGAGAAGGAGGGAGCCCTCACCAATGAGGAGGTGGGCTCCGACCTGGAGCAGGTGGAGGTGCTGCAGAAGAAGTTTGACGACTTCCAGAAG GACCTGAAGGCCAATGAGTCTCGTCTGAGGGACATCAACAAGGTGGCGTCTGAGCTGGAGTCTGAGGGCCTGATGGCCGAGGAGGCAACCATGGTCCAAGCTCAG gaACAAGTGATGCTGGGATCTGCTCCTGGCCAG GATGAGGCTGATAACAAGAATGCCTCTCCATGGAAG AATGTACGCTTGGCTGTTCAAACGACGGCTAACTTTAATACTATCAAG GAGCTGAACAACCGCTGGAGATCCCTGCAGCAGCTGGCCGAGGAGAGGAGCAACATGCTGGGCAGTGCCCACGAAGTGCAGAGGttccacag GGATGCGGATGAGACCAAGGAGTGGATCGAGGAGAAGAACCAAGCGCTGAACACAGACAACTATGGCCACGACCTGGCCAGCGTTCAGGCCCTTCAGCGCAAACACGAGGGCTTTGAGAGAGACCTGGCTGCCCTGGGAGATAAG GTGAACTCCCTGGGGGAGACAGCGGAGCGTCTGATCCAGTCCCACCCGGAGGCGGTGGACGACATCCAGGAGAAGTGCACAGAGCTCAATACGGCCTGGAGCAGCCTGGTAGGGCGCGCCGACCAGCGAAAGGATAAGCTAGGCAACTCCCACGACCTGCAGCGCTTCCTCTCCGACTTCAGGGACCTCATGTCCTGGATCAACGGCATCCGAGGCCTGGTGTCCTCAGAAGAGCTGGCCAAGGACGTGACCGGGGCTGAGGCCCTGCTAGAGAGACACCAG GAGCACCGTACTGAGATCGACGCCCGTGCGGGCACCTTCCAGGCCTTTGAGCAGTTTGGCCAGCAGCTGTTGGCGCGCGGCCACTATGCCAGTCCTGAGATCCAGCAGAAGCTGGAGGCCTTGGACCACGAGAGGGCAGACCTGGAGAAGGCCTGGGTGCAGAGACGAATGATGCTCGACCAGTGCCTGGAGCTCCAG CTGTTCAACCGTGACTGTGAACAGGCTGAGAACTGGATGGCGGCTCGCGAGGCCTTCCTGGCCAGCGACGACAAGGGTGACTCCCTGGACAGCGTGGAGGCTCTCATCAAGAAACACGAGGACTTTGACAAGGCCATCAACGTGCAGGAGGAGAAAATCGCTGCTCTGCAGTCCTTTGCAGACCAGCTGGTTGGCGCTGATCATTATGCCAAACCAGAGATATTCAACCGTCGCAATGAAGTCCTGGACAG GTGGCGCCGTCTGAAGGCTCAGATGATTGAGAAGCGCTCCAAGCTGGGCGAGTCCCAGACACTGCAGCAGTTCAGCCGCGACGTGGACGAGATAGAGGCCTGGATCAGCGAGAAGCTGCAGACAGCTACAGATGAGTCCTATAAGGACCCCACCAACATCCAG AGTAAGCACCAGAAGCACCAGGCCTTCGAGGCGGAGTTGCATGCCAACGCAGACCGCATCCGTGGGGTTATCGACACTGGCAACGCCCTCATCCATAGAGGGGCCTGCTCCGGCAGTGAGGATGCGGTTCAG TCGCGTCTGGGTGCTCTGGACGAGCAGTGGCAGTTCCTGGTGAACAAGTCGGCAGAGAAGAGCCAGAAGCTGAAAGAAGCCAACAAGCAGCAGAACTTCAACACTGGCATTAAGGACTTTGACTTCTGGCTCTCTGAg gtcgaggcccttcttgcctctGAGGATTATGGCAAAGACCTGGCCTCCGTCAACAACCTGCTGAAGAAACATCAGCTTCTGGAAGCCGACATCTCTGCTCATGAG GATCGTCTGAAGGACCTGAACGGCCAGGCTGACAGCCTGACGGCCAGCACAGCCTTCGACCCCACCCAGGTTAAAGACAAGCGCGACGCCGTCAATGGACGCTTCACGAAGATCAAGAGCATGGCCACTGGCCGCCGTGCAAAGCTCAACGAGTCGCACCGCCTGCATCAGTTCTTCAGGGACCTGGACGACGAGGAGTCTTGGATCAA AGAAAAGAAATTGCTAGTGAGTTCGGAGGACTATGGACGTGATTTGACAGGAGTGCAGAATCTGAGGAAGAAACACAAGAGGCTGGAGGCTGAGTTGGGGGCCCATGAGCCGGCCATCCAGTCTGTGCAGGACACAGGGAAGAAGCTGTCCGATGACAACACCATCGGCCAGGATGAGATTGAGCAGAGGCTGGCCCAGTTTGAGGAGCACTGGATGGAGCTGAAGGACCTGGCTGCAGCCAG GGGACAGAGGCTGGAGGAGTCGCTGGAGTACCAGCAGTTTGTTGCGAATGTTGAAGAGGAGGAAGCCTGGATTAACGAGAAGCTGAACCTGGTGGGAAGTGAAGACTACGGGGATACCCTGGCTGCTGTGCAGGGCCTGTTGAAGAAGCATGAGGCGTTTGAGACTGATTTCTCAGTGCACAGGGACAGAGTGAATGACGTGTGTTCCAACGGAGACGAGCTCATCAAAAAG AACAACCACCACGTGGACAGCATCTCAGCCAAGATGGCGTCCCTGCGGGGCAAGGTGTCTGAGCTGGAGAGGGCCGCTGCCATGAGAAAAGCCAAGCTGGATGAGAACTCTGCCTTCTTGCAGTTCAACTGGAAGGCTGACGTGGTGGAGTCCTGGATCG GTGAGAAGGAGAACAGCCTGAAGACGGATGAGTACGGACGAGATCTCTCCTCTGTGCAGACCTTGCTCACTAAGCAG GAGACGTTTGACGCAGGGCTGCAGGCCTTCCAGCAGGAGGGTATCACCAACATCACAGCCCTCAAGGACCAGCTGCTGGCGGCCAAGCACGTCCAGTCCAAGGCCATCGAGACGCGCCACGCTGCCCTCATGAAGCGCTGGAACCAGCTTCTCGACAACTCGCAGGCCCGCAAGAAGAAACTGCTGGAGGCCCAGGAGCACTTCAGGAAG GTGGAAGACCTGTTCCTGACCTTTGCCAAGAAGGCGTCGGCCTTCAACAGCTGGTTTGAGAATGCTGAGGAGGACTTGACTGATCCGGTGCGCTGCAACTCGCTGGAGGAGATCCGGGCGCTGCGCGACGCCCACGAGGCCTTCCGCTCATCGCTGAGCTCGGCGCAGGCCGACTTCAACCAGCTGGCCGAGCTGGACCGGCAGATCAAGAGCTACCAGGTGGTGTCCAACCCCTACACCTGGTTCACCATGGAGGCCCTGGAAGAGACCTGGAGGAACCTGCAGAAGATCATCAAG gAACGAGAGCTGGAGCTGCAGAAGGAGcagaggaggcaggaggagaatgACAAGCTGCGGCAGGAGTTTGCGCAGCACGCCAATGCATTCCACCAGTGGCTGCAGGAGACCAG GACATATCTTCTGGATGG CATAGCTTATCGACGGGTTGTCCGTGTCATTCAATATGAAGTCGGTGATGATCTTTCTGGAAG GTCCTGCATGGTAGAAGAATCCGGAACCTTGGAATCACAACTTGAGGCAACCAAG CGCAAGCACCAGGAGATCCGGGCAATGCGTAGCCAGCTGAAGAAGATTGAGGACCTGGGCGCGGCCATGGAGGAGGCTCTGATCCTG